In Nocardia sp. NBC_00403, one DNA window encodes the following:
- a CDS encoding PP2C family protein-serine/threonine phosphatase has protein sequence MSERKERTIDTAPAGGAVNAGRQAAAAARCPGCAASVSAADRYCEACGRELGALIAHGLRRVALPQPDPDTAATCDGCGGLHYDADGYCRDCGQLRPEPDRCEADLGAVCVVTDRGIAHARNEDAVAAAVVAGRTPWQRASMVLVVCDGVSTSEDPQAASGAAARVGVDATVAALGDSRSAEDAVMAGLAAAATAVRDIGEYDGHAPSCTYVSAVVRRLGDGTAEITVANVGDSRAYWLRARDPQARDAAPSQRLSSDDSWAQALVDAGAMDEAAAMKDPRAHTLLRWLGADSDPKPWSDSCVRTLRTTGPGVLLLCSDGLWNYQADPEALAGMATTPATALLAARELVDFALRSGGSDNITVALVPVGQPDKPGEK, from the coding sequence GTGAGCGAGCGTAAGGAGCGAACCATAGATACAGCGCCCGCGGGTGGAGCCGTGAACGCAGGCAGGCAGGCCGCCGCAGCGGCCAGGTGCCCGGGATGCGCCGCGAGTGTCAGTGCGGCCGACCGCTATTGCGAAGCCTGCGGTCGTGAGCTCGGTGCGCTGATCGCCCATGGGCTGCGCCGGGTCGCCCTGCCGCAGCCCGACCCGGACACGGCAGCGACATGCGACGGCTGCGGCGGGCTTCATTACGACGCCGACGGCTACTGTCGCGACTGCGGGCAACTGCGTCCCGAACCGGACCGGTGCGAGGCGGATCTGGGTGCGGTGTGTGTCGTGACCGATCGCGGTATCGCGCACGCTCGCAACGAGGATGCGGTCGCCGCTGCCGTCGTAGCGGGCCGAACCCCGTGGCAGCGTGCCTCGATGGTGCTCGTCGTCTGCGACGGGGTGTCTACGTCGGAGGATCCGCAGGCGGCATCGGGTGCCGCGGCACGGGTCGGCGTCGATGCCACCGTCGCCGCGTTGGGTGACTCGCGCTCCGCCGAGGATGCGGTGATGGCTGGACTCGCGGCCGCTGCCACGGCAGTGCGCGATATCGGTGAGTACGACGGCCACGCCCCCTCGTGCACCTACGTCTCGGCCGTCGTGCGTCGACTCGGCGACGGCACAGCGGAGATCACCGTCGCGAATGTCGGTGACAGCCGCGCCTATTGGTTGCGTGCCCGCGATCCGCAGGCCCGCGATGCGGCGCCGTCCCAGCGACTGTCGTCCGACGATTCGTGGGCACAGGCTCTCGTGGACGCCGGCGCCATGGACGAAGCGGCCGCCATGAAGGACCCGCGCGCTCACACTCTGCTGCGCTGGCTCGGCGCGGACAGCGACCCGAAACCGTGGTCGGACTCCTGTGTGCGGACCTTGCGCACCACCGGCCCCGGCGTCCTGTTGCTGTGCAGCGACGGGCTGTGGAACTACCAGGCCGATCCAGAGGCGCTGGCGGGCATGGCCACCACCCCCGCCACCGCGCTGCTCGCCGCGCGCGAGCTCGTCGACTTCGCGTTGCGCTCCGGCGGCAGCGACAACATCACCGTTGCGCTTGTGCCCGTCGGGCAGCCCGACAAGCCAGGAGAAAAGTAG